TTCATTCTTGATAATAGTTTTCaccactttttttcttattgtctgTTTACTTctatcaattttgttaattttctagaAGAATAATCTTTTGATTCCActtattttctctactgtttctatattttccagtttattaATCTCCATTCTTACctctgttatttcctttttttcttattcttcttttcatttgctcttctttttctagtgttGTAAGACGGAAAATGAAGTCATCGATTTGAGACATTTCTTGTTTACTAATTTCATCATTTGGGGTTAAAATTCTTCCTAAATAGTTCTTTAGTAGCATCTCATAGTTTTTGAAGTGTTGTATTTAATTGGCATTCAGTtaaaattgatttctaatttccattttaatttctcctttgatccatGTGTTTTTTAGAAGtagattattaaatatttggattttctatagactttcttattattgatttctaatttgattccattttggctggaacatactctgtatgactgaaatcattttaaacttattaaaacttgttttgtggtccaaaatatgttttattttggtaaatatttcatgtgcacttgGAAAGATTATGTATTCTACTATTGTCGATTGGAGTGCTGTATACACACCATTGGCTCAAGTTGTTTAGTTATGCTGTTCATATcttctctgtctttcattttttgtGCCCTTGTTCTATCAAATATTGAGAGAGTGGTAATGAAATCCCTGACTCTAGccatggatttgtctatttctctctgcAGTTCTATCCATTTTTGGTTCCTACATATTAAAATTGCTGTTAAGTGCCTAAATATTTCGAATTTTTATGTCCTTCCCATTAGTTGATCCCATAATCCTTATACACAGTTTTATTCCTCCTAATATTCTCTgatatgacatttattttatccGACTCTAATAACCTATTCTAGTTTATTGTTGATTAGTGTTAGTGTGGTATAcactttttctatcattttacatttaaaagattTGTCTCATTATATGTAAAGTGTGTTTGATATAGAGAGcaagtcttgtttttttaatgcaaTCTCACAATGTCTAACATTTGATTTATGTATTgatatcatttacatttaatgtgattatttatAAAGTTAAGTTTAAATCTTTCAcctcactaatttttaaaatttgtatttgttctttttttcccttccagttTTTCTGCTTTCCCTTGGATTAAGTATTGTTATGACTTTGCTTTATGTCttttgttggcttattagctataattccttattttgttcttttagtaGTTAATTCAGGTTTTATAGTATAAAACTTTCACTTATCACAGTCTCACCTTGTGTTATTTTTGTTACACCATCAATTTTGCTTTAAAGAGtgtctttaaaaggaaaacaaatatgtatatttgtgcATGTGCTTACCGTTCCCAATACTTCCATTCCTCCCCGTAGATCTATATTTCCATATGTTACCTTTTTCCTTCTGTGTAACTGACTTTCGTTAACGTTTCTTATAGCGCTGGTTTGCCAGTGATAGAATATTTCAGCTTTGTATGGCTGAAAATGTCGCtactttatctttgtttttaaaaaatatttttatggggttggccctgtggtatagtggctaagttcggttctctctgctttggcagcatgggttcacaggtttggatcccatgcacagacctacagcactcagCAGTCATGCTGGGGTGATGgcccacatgcaaaataggggaagatcagcacagatgttagctcagggctaattttcctcaagtaaaaagaaaagggagattagcagcagatgttagctgagggcgaatcttcctcagcaaaagtgtatatatattttttatgtttttctgaacttagaattttagaatcacctttttttttgtctttcactatTGTTTTCTAGCATGAATTGTTTCTGATAATTAATCTGCTACCattatttactttgtttcttgCCATACTTTACTGTATGTAGtatgtctcttttttctctttacttttaggATTATCTTTTTATCAACAGTTTAGAGAAATTAGACCAAGATGGgccttaatgtattttttaagcttttttcatACTTCCTGTTTGTTGCCCTTTTTgaatctgtgggtttatagtttttaatacatttggaaacattttggctgctatttcttcaaatgttattttgtttctttccctgcAGGACACCACTTACATGTGTTAGGCCTTTTAAATTTGTCTCACAGCTCactggtgattttattttttttgttgtatttttgttgttgctctctgtgcttcatctTGTACAGTTTCttcaaaatcattatttttttcttctacaataTCTAATCTGCTTTAATTTCATCCAGTATATTTTCCAGCTCACGTATTCTAGTTTTCATATGTCAAAAtgcaatttacatctttttacatCTTCCATGACTCTACTTATCTATTTGAATGTATGGAATACTGTTACAATAACTGTTTATTGTCCTTTTTGCTTAAtcctaacatctatgccagttaCAGATAagttttgattgattgattattcTGCCAATTGtgggttttattttcctgattctttgcaTCCCTTGTATTTTTATTGgatattatatattttgaattttatattttcaagttctggatatttttgtatgtatttttgtgCTTTGTTCTTGGATGCATTAAGTTACTTGGGAGCAGTTTGATCTTTTTGAGTCTTGCTTTTAGATCTATTGGAAAGGACTAGCAAATTGTTTATTTCAAGGTTCCTTATTCCCCACAACTTAGGCAAGACCCTTCTGAGTACTCTGCAGGCAAATTATGAGActtttccagtctggctggtggCAGTAGACACTATTCCTGGGTCTATGTGCACCATACTGTTTCTCCTTCTAACCCCTTAGGGTAGTCTTTCCTCTAATTCAGTAGTTTCCTCACAGACGCTGAACAGTTCTCTACTAAATTCTTGATGGGGACCCTCTGAAGGtctccagagttctctctctctgtagctTTCTCCTCTTTGACATTCTGTTCCATGAACTCTGACCACTTCACTCTTTCAGGATCGTCAGTTCTGCCTCCTCAACTTGAGGAGTCCACTGGATTCTGCCTCTCTGTACTGTGGCCTGAAAACTCTCTCAAAATCATAAGCTGAGGTCATCGCAGGGCTCAGACttgtttgtttctcatttctcagGATCAATGTCCTTCATTGCCTAATGTCCAGGGTTTTGAAAActattgcttcatatattttgtctgtcttggtttttttcttggtttgtttgttttagacaTAAGCGTAAATCTAGTCTCTGCTAGGCCATCTTGGCTAGAAGCAGGCGTCTCTGACCCCTGGATTTCAACCACAAGTTTTCACCTCAGGGTTTATGCACTGGAGACCCTAACCTAGGAGATTCTCTCTAATCCTCATCAAGACTTGTTCCTCTCAGTCCTCTGAGAATTCCATCCCAAATTCTTGTTCCTTAAGACCTTACCTCAGATTCTTTTTTCACTCATTACCCACTCCCTCCCATCTCTCTTCCATTAAACACTTTTTATTGACCAGTGAATACTTTTTATGCCAGTCAAAAATGCACACAAATTGCCCTATTCCACTAACCTTATACTTTACTGATAGCCATATCTAACATAGAACTTTTCCCTTATTCTCTCTCACAAAACTCTGTTGTTCATTTCCCTAAAAATTGGAAATGACATATTTTTGAATAATGTGATCTTTACTACCTATATCTCCTACTAGAATATTAGCTATGACATAAGAGACTCTGTCTGttctttttttactgtttttatctGCATCAGGAAGCCTTAGTTCTTATTTACAAAggaaatcaaaaatatttatcaaaaataaatttttataccACAATATTTTCTGTGATtccaaatatttaagtaaatattatTCCATACTACATCATCTCCACAGAttataattttctcttcaaatattctGCACTCTGTATTTCTCGCTATCTCTTCCTTATCTcccaaattaatattttgaatacaGAGATGCAACATGTATTAACTTTCTTTACCTACCAGAGCCTAGTACtttggaaataattaaaaagcaagGTGTGCCTCAGTGTGAATAATATTCTACCATTTGTGTAAAATATGCAGGTGGGTTATCATACACATTTGCTTTGGCttgtatgaatgaataaatagcatAACATACAATGTGTTACTTACCCTCATAAATATTTCTGTTAGGTGACAGCACCAAGAATATTTTTGAACATAATTTATGAGTTGTGTAATGAAGAGAGAACCATGTGCACTTCTCCAAGAAACATTATCTGTGcataaaaggaaatgataaatcTTGAGTTACAGCCTTCATCCTTTCAGAAAAGTCATAGATTGTAAATATTTCTAAACAGACTTAAGcaagtaggaaaaataaagactgagATCTCTGTACTTAGCTTTAAATACAAAGTAACATGGTGGATTTAGAGAGAAGCATAAAAGACATCATGTAAAAGTTATAGCACCACAGATCAGGGAATAGAGTTCTAGAATCACAGTTCTATGGTTCAAAATCTAAAATAGATATGTTTAAATTGATACTATCACATTTTCTAGCAAATGTTCTCTCACTTAATCTGGAAAATTTTCTCAAGGTGGAACAGCTACAAATTGATGGAACAGTTATTGAACCCATGTCTGTCTGGCTCAGAAGATGCTTCAATACCACAACATTGATGGCCTCTTTAGATAACAGGACAGCCAGCAGGTAACCCTGAAGGTGTTCTCTCTGAGTTAACAGTGGTTGGTTCAATTCCTAGATGAATCACCGAGAGACTGCTTTTGCTAAGGCTGTTATGTTCTGGTCTTTTAGCAGCCCATTTCTGGGCACAAAAGTCTACATGTTTCTGACTTTGGAATGGTTCAAGATTCTACATAATATAggctttctattgtttttgttggTTTAGCCAAAATAACCTAAACTTCAGAATCAAGCTGACTTCGATTCATATCTGGCAAAATACTACCAGTGTTTATTCAGGCAATTTATATGATTATTGtaagctttagtttccttatctctgTGAGTGAGATAATAGTGTTTACCTGACACAGATGTgctaaagattaaataagaatatatatatacatatataaaaagtaaaataaataatacatattaagTAAGAATAAGCTTTTGCTTGAGCATTTTAGAAATTCTGTCTACTTTTGTCCGGGCTAGATAGTACTATTCTCCCTATTATActatcttctttttcaagttatATCACCTTAAACATGGTGGGTTTTGGAATAGATTCTCGAAAACTCTTTACTACCCCTACATTGTAATCTCGCTTTACCAAGTGCTATTGATTATTGGATAATCTTTTaacaatatttcatatttatatttcttattttccaaactAGAAAATATACTTTCTGCAAAGGAGCTCAtgtcccctttttctttttaaaatctcagcaGTAACAATGCTGTGACACACAGTAGACTCACTAAACCAATCCTGCTGTGTGCTTACTGGCTGACCCCTTACTCACAGGCCATGGCACACTGGCACCTGAGTGGATGGAAAGGTAGGAGGAGATTGGGTGACTATAAAGAAGCTATAAAACAAAGCTGCAGAAACTTGGATGAGCTCtctattcctttaaaaatgcCTTCCAAAGACGTTTAGCCTGTGTTCTTTCCTGGGATCATGGGCCAAATCATGCAGGTAGGCAAGCCTCATCTCCGCAAATCCTTGCCTACAAATGAAAGACACATACGTGGGGTTGAGGAGCAGAAAGCAACGAAATCTTTCTCCACGTGGGCCTTGCGAACACCATCATCCTGTACATCCTCTGGAGACTGTGCAGAGCTGTCTGCTGAGGCTGCTGGAAAGTCACTGACCCACAGTTCTCCACTGTTTGCTGAAGAAACACTGACTTGTTATGTTATTCACTGCTGAACCTATTTTACCAATCCTTTGACAGCTAAATAAACAGGATATTCTTTCACGAAGGTGTGCCAATTCACTGCATGCACgtccacacacacgcacacacacacatgcatacagaGTAAAGGCTTACAACTTTATTCACATCTAACAGGATGTAAATGAATAGCAACTCCCTTCTGAAGCTGGAAGGTACCTATTATTCAGAAGCATTAATGGTGCTAAAAACTACTATTGACTATTCCTAAGTGAAGTGAGCAGTTTGAGGTTTAATGATAGTAAGTTAACCCAGTGCAAAGTCAAGGAAGGGAGTATTTGCTCTATTCAACAACAGATGCAAGATTCAAAAACAGTCTTTTCATTCTCATTCCTTTCCCATTGCTGCTTCTACCTTCTAAGCCATCCCCTGAGGGATATAATTATGTTAAAGtttgaagtaaaatatttatggGAGAAAGCAATGCCATAATAATTTGGTTttggtttattgaggtataatttacatacagtaaaattcactctttttaggTGTAGAGTTTAACtagttttgataaatatatatgatCATGTAACTACCAGtgcaatcaagatacagaataatCCTTCCATTCTCTGGAAGGATTGCCCCTGTCATTCATTGACATGATTTTGTCCccttacttttacatttttcctaatgccatgcaaatggaatcatataatctGTAGACTTTgaggtctggcttctttcacttacttaGCATTGTATTAAATTTTGATCCCTCACTATCATGTGAAACACTTCTTGGGTCAAAGATCATAAAATTTTGATAAGCAAATGTTGAAATTAAAGTCATTTCATGCCACCACTTTAATAATTCTATGTAAAGTTTATTTAGAGTTAACAATATCATCATCACTTGCTATGGTTCACTGAGAGTAGATGGCAATTATATTTAACTTGTATACCAATTTCTCTATTATCACCCCTAActattttttccaaagacatttatTCGGTATAATTGCACTAAAGTGAGGCACAAAGTCATTTTCACTAGATATAAAACACATAGTACAACCTTACATGACACGCATCTCCTTGTCCCTTGCACCCCATCAGAACTTACCACCTCTGCAGGCCTGGATGATGATGACCTTGGGTTTATCCTTAAGATAGGAGCAGTTTCGATTGTTGAAAATCTGGAATATGGTGTCATAAGATAGCACATCTGGCTTTTCATCACTGTGCATAGTCCCACAGATTCTATCCAGGATGCCATGAGACATGAACACCAAGAATGTGCTATCTGAGGACTCATGCTCTGGGCGGGTGGCAAATGTCCTTAGCACCAACTTCATGGCCTGAAAGAGAGTAAATCTTTAAACACCAGATCATGATACCAACCTTTTCTACCAGTGATGCTTTGAGCAATACAAAGAATAGATGGAAAGTGCCTGGCACTTTACAGTGTCCAATATATAGAATGTTCTCAGAAATGGCCATTGTTATTTTGTTGTGGCTTCTGTTAATGTCATAATTACTGCAATAATTCTGACAAGTATTTCacaatatacataatatttatcattgtAACCATTCATaactgtacaattcagtggcattaaatacatttaaagtgttctatatacatcaccactatctatacccaaactttttcatcatccccaacaaaacctctgtatccattaaacaataactcctcctATCCCCTTCTCCTAACCCTTGGTAAACTCTatcctactttctttctctatgaatttgcatATTCTAGCTAcatcatgtaagtggaatcatacaatagttGTCGTTCTTTTTCTGACATTTCAttaaacataatattttcaaaacccATTCATGTCCTAGcatatatcaaaatttcattccactttatggctgaataatattccattttatgtatgtatatacgatattttgtttatccattcctttgTTGATAGACACTttaattgtttccactttttagctattgtgaataatgctgccatgaacattggtgtacaaatatcttttcaaatccctttcaattcttttggatatatacctagcagtggaaCTGGTGGGTTGTATAGTAGTATAACATTTTTAGAaacagccaaactgttttctacactggctgcaccattttacattcccaccagcaatgcacagggttccaatttccccacacGTTTGccaatactttttatttttcatatgtatgtTTCTTTCTAGTAGCCtacctagtaggtgtgaagtggtgtcttaTTGTTCTTTTGATTTGAACTTCCCTAGTAACTAATAATACTGAGCATCTTTCTATGTGCTTATTgaccttttgtatatcttctttggagaaataactattcaaatcctttgccc
The Equus caballus isolate H_3958 breed thoroughbred chromosome 7, TB-T2T, whole genome shotgun sequence genome window above contains:
- the LOC100069322 gene encoding caspase-4-like, translated to KLKLCPREKFLEICKTEAGMIYPIRKKGDRTRLALIICNTDFDHFPRRNGCNHDIIGMKGLLEDLDYSVHVEENLTATAMKLVLRTFATRPEHESSDSTFLVFMSHGILDRICGTMHSDEKPDVLSYDTIFQIFNNRNCSYLKDKPKVIIIQACRGANSGELWVSDFPAASADSSAQSPEDVQDDGVRKAHVEKDFVAFCSSTPHNVSWRSAHGSLFITQLINYVQKYSWCCHLTEIFMRVQRSFEEPGVKTQMPSLERQTMTRHFYLFPGN